The Halorussus salinus genome contains a region encoding:
- a CDS encoding DUF4350 domain-containing protein: protein MPLAETASHRIHRTHSCDLLCCGKYVHWRNNDHCTGDDRLRSDTTNGNDWGVLSPDQPYTPKERQRIDSFIQNGGTLIIAGDYADQTNCLLAGLDTEARLDGQPLRDEQINYRSPAMPVANDVTNQSFFVNVSSVTLNHGTAVNPNNVSVLVSSSKFAYLDTNQNAELDSNETVGSYSVVTSEELGDRNVIVVGDPGLLIDTMLDQSDNRAFVRALFIPHEYVIPCSSSAGY, encoded by the coding sequence ATTCCTCTCGCCGAAACGGCTTCTCATCGGATTCACCGTACTCACAGTTGTGACCTTCTTTGTTGCGGCAAGTACGTCCACTGGCGCAACAACGACCATTGCACGGGAGACGACCGCTTACGGTCAGACACTACCAACGGAAACGATTGGGGTGTTCTCTCACCGGACCAACCATATACGCCTAAGGAACGCCAGCGGATCGACTCTTTCATTCAAAATGGAGGGACACTCATCATCGCTGGTGATTATGCCGACCAGACAAACTGTCTCCTCGCTGGTCTCGACACAGAAGCGCGCTTGGACGGCCAGCCACTGCGAGATGAACAGATCAACTATCGCTCCCCTGCGATGCCGGTCGCCAACGATGTCACAAACCAATCATTCTTCGTGAATGTTTCTTCGGTGACTCTGAATCACGGGACTGCCGTCAACCCCAATAATGTCTCAGTCCTAGTTAGCAGCTCCAAGTTTGCATATCTCGATACGAATCAGAATGCGGAACTTGATTCGAATGAAACGGTTGGCTCGTATTCAGTTGTGACAAGCGAGGAACTTGGGGACAGGAACGTCATTGTCGTCGGTGATCCAGGCCTCCTAATTGATACGATGCTTGATCAGTCGGATAATCGTGCATTCGTGCGTGCGCTCTTTATCCCACACGAGTACGTCATCCCTTGCAGTTCGTCGGCGGGCTACTAG
- a CDS encoding type IV pilin, whose translation MNLKALFEDDGAVSPVIGVILMVAITVILAAVIGTFVLGLGDRVSQAQPNAQFSFEYGNNGSADFTNITHDGGEGVESSQLSVQIGGNTMWTDGETKNVSTDTWSGSKITAGATVEIHDEEDGDIEDGETVKVIWTASGSDKTAVIGESEVSL comes from the coding sequence ATGAACCTCAAAGCACTCTTCGAAGACGACGGCGCAGTCAGCCCCGTCATCGGCGTCATCCTCATGGTGGCGATCACGGTGATTCTGGCCGCCGTCATCGGCACATTCGTCCTCGGACTCGGTGACCGAGTCAGCCAAGCACAGCCCAATGCTCAATTTAGCTTTGAGTACGGTAACAATGGAAGCGCAGACTTCACAAACATTACGCACGACGGTGGAGAAGGCGTTGAATCGTCCCAGCTATCTGTCCAAATTGGTGGAAATACAATGTGGACTGACGGTGAGACGAAGAATGTGAGCACCGACACTTGGTCAGGATCGAAAATCACCGCTGGCGCAACTGTCGAAATTCACGATGAGGAAGATGGTGACATAGAAGATGGAGAGACTGTTAAGGTCATTTGGACTGCTAGTGGCAGCGACAAAACGGCTGTCATTGGTGAATCTGAGGTGTCTCTCTAA
- a CDS encoding tyrosine-type recombinase/integrase, whose translation MPNYAQFNDLDEFEQFYREQIIPKLRNDPDFDADPLQETPTYRWLKTNFSGFVERLRRDHALSPGEFYDTVGLPPNPTESDNNWHISHEPTVRGLEDYLEELERDRGRAETTVGPRRSRLKTYVTTYQKVNETGDLLSPLLDENAKPDEIARVRDTFRVLDEELGTLASKKKYVSAVKNWYTFLEEMGRGLYNPAENLLNRFGWDEDPRYDHPALSRDELDRLLAAGDDDERFLLLALAGWGLRPREACELHVDQLVLDPADEDVPYIEFEAGQRKNARRTRNTVELLVGVDAIEDRINALGEHDDWTGYLFPGQSIEHPISTETARRWFRDLGERADVTIADSYPLPKMGRRTWYRLYRQQRPTIEAGTAAVAASQGSRDASVSERNYLDERTRRQARADAMRDLVQGEFAGIFDEYL comes from the coding sequence ATGCCTAACTACGCTCAGTTCAATGACCTTGACGAGTTTGAGCAGTTCTATAGGGAGCAGATTATTCCAAAACTGCGTAACGACCCCGATTTTGACGCCGACCCTCTTCAGGAGACACCAACGTACCGGTGGCTCAAGACAAACTTCTCGGGATTCGTTGAACGCCTTCGGCGCGACCACGCCCTCTCACCTGGCGAGTTCTACGACACCGTCGGCCTTCCCCCGAATCCCACTGAATCAGACAATAACTGGCATATCTCCCACGAACCCACCGTTCGAGGCCTCGAAGACTATCTTGAAGAACTAGAACGTGACCGAGGACGCGCTGAGACTACAGTTGGACCCCGGCGATCAAGATTGAAAACCTACGTCACCACATACCAGAAAGTCAATGAAACAGGCGACCTCCTCTCACCGCTACTGGACGAAAACGCGAAACCCGATGAAATTGCACGCGTACGAGACACATTCCGTGTCCTTGATGAAGAGTTGGGGACGCTTGCCTCGAAGAAGAAGTACGTCTCAGCGGTGAAAAACTGGTATACATTCCTCGAAGAGATGGGTCGTGGACTCTACAATCCGGCCGAGAATCTCTTGAACCGCTTCGGATGGGATGAAGATCCTCGGTACGACCATCCCGCCCTCAGTCGCGACGAACTTGATCGGCTACTCGCCGCCGGCGACGACGACGAGCGCTTCCTTCTGCTTGCGCTTGCCGGATGGGGACTCCGTCCCAGAGAGGCATGTGAACTGCACGTAGACCAGCTAGTCCTCGACCCCGCTGATGAGGATGTCCCCTACATTGAGTTTGAGGCAGGCCAGCGAAAGAACGCACGGCGTACTCGGAACACGGTTGAGCTTCTCGTCGGCGTTGACGCCATCGAAGACCGCATCAACGCTCTCGGTGAACACGACGATTGGACAGGCTATCTCTTTCCTGGACAGTCGATTGAACATCCGATATCGACGGAAACGGCGCGACGGTGGTTCCGTGATCTCGGCGAGCGCGCCGACGTCACCATCGCTGACAGCTACCCACTCCCGAAGATGGGGCGACGGACGTGGTATCGCCTTTATCGCCAGCAGCGCCCAACCATCGAAGCGGGAACAGCGGCTGTCGCAGCCTCGCAAGGAAGCCGC
- a CDS encoding Cdc6/Cdc18 family protein codes for MGLEPFSPDSTIFRDESVLRDGYQPDRLIERDQELDQYQSALKPVINGAPPKNLFLYGQTGVGKTLSSRMVVERLTEDQERIDGVDIHVVELNCKSLNSSYQVAANLINQFRPPDEQIKPTGYPSGMIYNMLFEELEALDATHCLVVLDEIDAIGNDDDILYKLPRANDNGNVEETYVGVIGISNDFTFRDNLSARVKDSLADEEIHFPPYDANELGNILKQRAGEAFHGTTAEQRDDGSYELQSDILEGDVIPLCAAFAAQDSGSARQALKRLYKAGDLARDQESEVITEAHVRQADEIVERDKVREELRRLPTQSKLTLYALLLLERDGKTPSKRNRIYKRYVMAAKRIDADVRTDRTIHDRLSQLTLKGFLDVDEQNKGPNGGSYYEYEFSIRPDLAQEALEEEERLDELFDTGGASTTLDSVSVTHD; via the coding sequence ATGGGCTTGGAACCGTTCTCTCCTGACTCGACGATTTTCCGTGATGAATCTGTCTTACGGGACGGCTATCAGCCCGACCGCCTCATCGAGCGCGACCAAGAACTCGATCAGTACCAGAGCGCGCTCAAACCCGTCATCAACGGGGCACCGCCGAAAAACCTGTTTCTGTACGGGCAAACTGGTGTTGGGAAGACACTCTCCTCGCGAATGGTCGTCGAGCGACTCACGGAAGATCAGGAGCGAATCGACGGTGTCGATATTCACGTCGTCGAACTCAACTGCAAATCGTTAAATAGTAGCTACCAGGTCGCTGCGAACCTTATCAATCAGTTCCGTCCGCCGGATGAACAGATTAAGCCGACCGGCTACCCGAGTGGCATGATTTATAATATGCTGTTCGAGGAATTGGAAGCGCTCGATGCAACGCACTGCTTGGTGGTGCTCGACGAAATAGACGCAATTGGGAACGACGACGATATTCTGTATAAACTCCCGCGAGCGAACGATAACGGAAATGTTGAGGAGACGTACGTTGGTGTTATCGGTATCTCGAATGATTTCACGTTCCGCGATAACCTCTCTGCGCGGGTGAAAGATTCGCTAGCTGATGAGGAGATTCACTTCCCGCCGTACGATGCGAATGAGCTCGGGAACATTTTGAAGCAGCGGGCTGGCGAGGCGTTCCACGGCACAACTGCTGAGCAACGTGATGATGGGAGTTACGAGTTACAGTCTGACATTTTGGAGGGGGATGTGATTCCATTGTGTGCGGCGTTCGCTGCACAAGATTCGGGGAGTGCTCGGCAGGCGCTGAAGCGGTTGTATAAAGCAGGAGATCTGGCTCGGGACCAGGAGTCGGAGGTGATTACAGAAGCGCACGTTAGACAGGCTGATGAAATTGTGGAGCGCGATAAGGTTCGTGAGGAGCTACGGCGATTGCCGACGCAGAGCAAGCTGACGTTGTATGCGTTGTTGTTATTGGAACGGGACGGGAAGACCCCATCGAAGCGTAACCGGATTTATAAACGGTATGTGATGGCTGCGAAGCGGATTGATGCAGATGTGCGGACAGACAGAACGATTCACGATCGGTTGTCGCAGTTAACGTTGAAAGGGTTCCTCGATGTGGACGAACAGAACAAGGGCCCGAATGGAGGGTCGTATTACGAATACGAATTCTCAATTCGACCGGATCTTGCGCAGGAGGCGCTTGAGGAGGAAGAGCGGTTAGATGAGTTGTTCGATACTGGTGGGGCATCGACGACGCTCGACTCGGTGTCAGTTACCCACGACTGA
- a CDS encoding nucleotidyltransferase domain-containing protein — MEAEYVSQNMNSETTGDALPAGAHREAAGAFVERARSHHAEVLVELYIFGSTVRGEASGRSSDVDVLIVLEDTPDQDALADSLRDIAYDVMLEYGPLVELHILAEPTFKRHRREGNPFVRNVLREGRSYA, encoded by the coding sequence ATGGAGGCAGAGTACGTATCTCAGAATATGAATAGTGAGACCACTGGAGATGCACTCCCTGCTGGCGCGCACCGCGAGGCAGCGGGAGCTTTTGTTGAGCGCGCACGGTCTCACCACGCCGAGGTCCTTGTCGAATTGTACATCTTCGGGTCAACCGTCCGTGGCGAAGCAAGTGGTCGGTCGAGTGACGTTGATGTTCTCATCGTCCTCGAAGATACTCCCGACCAGGACGCTCTCGCTGACTCTCTACGCGATATCGCATACGACGTGATGCTTGAGTATGGGCCGCTCGTCGAACTCCACATTTTGGCCGAACCAACATTCAAACGTCACCGACGAGAGGGGAACCCATTCGTCCGAAATGTCCTCCGAGAGGGTCGTTCGTATGCCTGA
- a CDS encoding helix-turn-helix domain-containing protein — protein sequence MSQDRERNDHDQYVGTISLEDVVEAIRQTDSPVATAKELGELLDCSSEAARQKLITLHEQGRVERRTVGANAVVWWLTDTEDTIAEINLDDPFWEAEAHTGDEHEPSVRTISMISSTGGAGRVPRGVTPRRFT from the coding sequence ATGAGTCAAGACCGTGAACGGAACGACCACGACCAGTACGTCGGGACAATCTCCCTCGAGGACGTCGTCGAAGCCATCCGCCAAACCGACAGTCCCGTCGCCACCGCGAAAGAACTCGGCGAACTCCTCGACTGTAGCTCGGAAGCCGCCCGCCAGAAGCTAATCACCCTCCACGAACAGGGCCGAGTCGAACGCCGCACCGTCGGAGCAAACGCCGTCGTCTGGTGGCTTACCGACACCGAGGACACCATAGCCGAGATTAACCTAGACGACCCGTTCTGGGAGGCCGAGGCGCACACCGGTGACGAACACGAACCGTCGGTGAGGACGATATCGATGATATCCTCTACAGGCGGAGCAGGCCGAGTGCCTCGGGGCGTGACCCCGAGGCGGTTCACATAG
- a CDS encoding homing endonuclease associated repeat-containing protein, producing the protein MSHPATPGSEDTLDRDRLRATLQAVAARTGKTPTVVDFHNDDQTDIHPKQYVEEYDTWETALKDAGLDPEEMGSKQIPDRELLAELQRLASILERSPTRADMKEHGQYSDTVYQNRFGSWNEALEQAMLGTRRLSEDELKRELRRLARELERVPRANDMQEYGAHAPVTYHRRFGSWLDALDEANLLR; encoded by the coding sequence ATGAGTCACCCAGCCACGCCCGGATCGGAGGACACCCTAGACCGAGATCGCCTCCGAGCCACACTGCAGGCCGTGGCCGCACGCACTGGAAAAACCCCCACCGTCGTCGACTTCCACAACGACGACCAGACAGACATTCACCCAAAACAGTACGTCGAAGAATACGACACATGGGAAACAGCCCTGAAAGACGCTGGCCTTGACCCCGAGGAAATGGGCTCGAAGCAAATTCCTGACCGTGAGCTCCTTGCAGAACTCCAACGACTCGCCAGTATTCTCGAGCGCTCGCCCACGCGCGCGGATATGAAAGAACATGGTCAATATTCAGATACGGTCTATCAGAATCGCTTTGGCTCTTGGAATGAGGCGCTTGAGCAAGCTATGCTTGGCACGCGTCGCCTTTCAGAGGACGAATTGAAACGGGAGCTCCGGCGGCTTGCCCGTGAGTTAGAACGAGTCCCCCGCGCGAACGATATGCAGGAATATGGTGCACACGCCCCTGTCACGTATCACCGGCGGTTCGGCAGTTGGTTGGACGCACTTGACGAAGCGAACTTACTGAGATGA
- a CDS encoding type IV pilin, which produces MQLNELFADDDAVSPVIGVILMVAITVILAAVIGTFVLGLGDRVQSAQPTTTWSFDYANGIDIDGDSGPEQFANITHDGGDAIDSARLKVQIGGETAWTSDGASNYATTTTNWAGELGAGDRVEIYNGSSSTIDDGEAVKIIWTAQGSDKTAVIGESEVNL; this is translated from the coding sequence ATGCAACTCAACGAACTCTTCGCCGATGACGACGCGGTCTCACCTGTTATTGGTGTTATCTTAATGGTTGCAATTACAGTAATTCTAGCAGCTGTCATCGGAACTTTTGTTCTAGGTCTTGGCGACCGTGTGCAAAGTGCACAACCCACTACGACTTGGTCATTTGATTACGCGAACGGCATTGATATAGATGGAGATTCTGGACCTGAACAGTTCGCAAACATCACACACGATGGTGGTGACGCGATTGATTCTGCACGACTAAAGGTCCAAATTGGTGGAGAAACTGCTTGGACTAGTGACGGTGCTTCCAATTACGCTACTACCACTACTAATTGGGCCGGTGAACTCGGTGCAGGTGACCGTGTTGAAATTTATAATGGAAGCTCTTCCACGATTGATGACGGTGAAGCCGTAAAAATCATCTGGACCGCTCAGGGGAGCGACAAGACAGCTGTCATCGGTGAATCAGAAGTCAACCTCTAA
- a CDS encoding DNA adenine methylase: MFQQVPTQRDRIWDAALRLLEFERTFRSTDVQEAIDGEPPAERTVRNTLDAMEELGLLSSKGGAGRAPRVFHPRKPGVADSPGGYSPQQSSHSGTFPYPGGKGSIAEWVIETMPAHDTYVEVFGGAAGVLYNKPRSKYEIYNDHNEDVTQFFRVLRDRPGELAEWLQAVPYSRAQYEEWVTEFYDGIRPDDPIERAGRFFSLRYMQYVGESSSPNGFKARAKRSPARTFDNARQRIQTLAQRFGQVTIENQDYQAILENYDDSAVDVLFYCDPPYLGAEDVYGEEFNHQKFAECLREVENDWMVSYSEVPNALQSYTIVERESRHRMRRSSPGVNERLICNFAPE; this comes from the coding sequence ATGTTCCAACAAGTGCCGACTCAGCGCGATCGAATCTGGGATGCAGCGCTTCGCCTGTTAGAATTTGAACGAACATTTCGCTCAACTGATGTGCAAGAGGCAATCGATGGCGAGCCGCCCGCAGAACGGACTGTTCGGAACACTTTGGATGCGATGGAGGAGTTAGGTTTGCTTAGCAGCAAAGGTGGGGCAGGCAGAGCGCCACGCGTATTTCATCCACGGAAGCCAGGCGTCGCCGACAGTCCCGGCGGATACTCTCCTCAACAGAGCTCTCATTCAGGCACGTTTCCGTATCCTGGCGGTAAAGGAAGCATCGCGGAATGGGTTATTGAGACGATGCCTGCACATGATACCTATGTCGAAGTCTTCGGTGGGGCAGCGGGGGTACTCTATAACAAGCCACGGTCGAAGTACGAGATCTACAACGACCACAACGAGGACGTGACCCAGTTCTTTCGCGTACTTCGCGATCGCCCAGGTGAGTTAGCAGAGTGGTTGCAGGCCGTGCCGTACTCGCGGGCGCAGTATGAAGAATGGGTGACGGAGTTCTATGATGGTATTCGACCAGACGATCCGATTGAACGCGCAGGCCGCTTTTTCTCACTACGATACATGCAGTATGTCGGCGAGTCCTCCTCCCCGAACGGCTTCAAGGCGCGGGCGAAGCGCTCGCCAGCGCGGACGTTCGACAATGCTAGACAACGCATCCAGACGTTGGCCCAGCGGTTTGGCCAGGTCACCATCGAGAATCAAGACTACCAGGCGATTCTGGAGAACTACGACGATTCTGCCGTCGATGTCCTCTTTTACTGTGATCCGCCCTATCTCGGTGCAGAAGACGTCTATGGCGAGGAGTTCAATCACCAGAAGTTCGCCGAGTGTCTCCGAGAGGTCGAAAATGATTGGATGGTCTCCTATTCCGAGGTTCCCAACGCGCTACAGTCATATACTATCGTGGAACGGGAGAGCCGACATCGGATGCGACGTAGTTCACCTGGCGTCAATGAGCGCCTCATCTGCAATTTTGCACCGGAGTGA
- a CDS encoding DUF7563 family protein, which produces MPKCQNCGGFVTKRYVRVFTPTEVEKPRVCPSCEDLIRDGAEVRQTRTPRN; this is translated from the coding sequence ATGCCTAAGTGCCAGAACTGTGGTGGATTCGTCACCAAGCGATATGTAAGAGTATTCACCCCAACTGAGGTCGAGAAACCACGAGTGTGTCCGTCATGTGAAGACCTCATCAGAGACGGAGCAGAGGTCCGACAAACACGAACACCTCGTAATTAG
- a CDS encoding HEPN domain-containing protein: MPDDEAPSDAEIEDQLQQAHQALADAEGARDAGLSDAVVINRLYYACFHVSQAALYDRGYDPSTHGGVLTLFRSEIVSEGDASRNDGRFLNDREELRQQADYGYGTLDEDIDALLARTDKFVSKMESLCLTVD; this comes from the coding sequence ATGCCTGATGATGAAGCACCCAGTGATGCTGAAATCGAAGATCAACTCCAGCAGGCGCACCAAGCACTCGCTGACGCGGAAGGGGCACGAGATGCAGGGCTCTCCGACGCAGTCGTAATCAACCGTCTGTACTACGCCTGCTTTCATGTCTCACAGGCCGCCCTATACGACCGAGGGTACGACCCCAGCACCCACGGCGGAGTTCTCACCCTATTTAGGTCTGAGATTGTTAGTGAAGGCGATGCATCGCGCAATGACGGCCGCTTCTTGAACGACCGTGAGGAACTCCGTCAGCAGGCCGACTACGGCTATGGAACTCTCGACGAGGATATCGATGCACTCCTCGCACGAACTGACAAGTTTGTCTCCAAAATGGAATCTTTGTGTTTAACTGTCGACTGA